In a single window of the uncultured Erythrobacter sp. genome:
- a CDS encoding right-handed parallel beta-helix repeat-containing protein: MTMVQTVANLRPSLALRLANSLDWVFLALIFALGLGMLVFPASPAAAQSGGAFTITETGRSYPSLQQAVDAVGDQRGTITIAPGTYRQCAVQRAGVIIYAAQEYGTVTLVGTPCEGKAALVLRGLGAEIRGLTFSGIYVADGNGAGIRLEQGALNITHSRFLDSQQGILSGNDPQSRIFITRSTFSGLGTCENSAGCAHSIYIGNYGELTVVESRFERGSGGHYLKARAANVIIENNSFDDAAGRGTNYMIDLPAGSRGSIAGNWFVQGRDKENYSAFIALGAEDVLHSSDGLTVTGNEARFVPGLTRSSVFLADWTGSRIALSGNNLARGLTDYERR; the protein is encoded by the coding sequence ATGACCATGGTTCAAACTGTAGCAAATCTCCGCCCATCGCTTGCACTGCGTCTCGCCAACTCGCTCGATTGGGTGTTTCTCGCGCTGATCTTCGCGCTCGGGCTAGGAATGCTGGTGTTTCCGGCAAGCCCTGCCGCAGCGCAATCGGGCGGAGCTTTCACCATTACCGAGACAGGGCGCAGCTATCCGTCATTGCAGCAAGCGGTGGATGCAGTTGGCGACCAGCGCGGCACGATCACCATCGCACCGGGCACCTACCGCCAATGCGCGGTGCAGCGCGCCGGTGTGATCATCTACGCGGCGCAGGAATATGGCACAGTCACGCTTGTGGGCACGCCTTGCGAAGGCAAGGCAGCGCTGGTCCTGCGCGGGCTGGGCGCGGAGATTCGCGGGCTGACATTCTCGGGCATCTATGTGGCGGACGGAAACGGCGCGGGCATCCGGCTGGAGCAAGGCGCGCTCAACATCACCCACTCGCGCTTTCTCGACAGCCAGCAGGGCATCCTCAGCGGCAATGATCCGCAAAGCCGCATCTTCATCACCCGCTCGACCTTTAGCGGGCTGGGCACTTGCGAGAATTCTGCGGGCTGCGCGCATTCGATCTATATCGGCAATTATGGCGAGCTGACCGTGGTCGAAAGCCGGTTTGAACGCGGCAGCGGCGGGCATTATCTAAAGGCGCGCGCGGCCAATGTGATTATCGAAAACAACAGCTTTGACGATGCTGCTGGGCGCGGGACCAATTACATGATTGACCTGCCCGCAGGCAGCCGCGGGAGCATTGCGGGCAATTGGTTCGTGCAGGGCCGCGACAAGGAAAACTACTCCGCCTTTATCGCGCTGGGTGCGGAAGACGTCCTCCACTCCTCCGACGGATTGACGGTCACGGGCAATGAAGCACGCTTTGTGCCCGGCCTGACGCGGTCCAGCGTCTTTCTGGCCGACTGGACCGGATCGCGCATCGCCTTGTCAGGCAACAACCTCGCGCGCGGCCTTACCGATTACGAGCGGCGCTAG
- a CDS encoding MaoC family dehydratase N-terminal domain-containing protein — MNFDPWIGREQRATDRLDEALAKRWLATFDLAHRDPLPQGIHFALCTPDAPTGALGEDGHPARDDSAESFLPPFPQFGSGPRRMWASSAIEFLAPITVGAAITRTSRVVSISEKEGGSGKLAFVNVEHETSADGALAVREVQTLVYRDAAARDAQLSPPEPGHGAFDATAWDATRTLTPDPRLLFRYSALTFNTHRIHYDAPYAREVERYRGLVVHGPLTASLLLQLAARELGENALKRFEFRGVSPAIAGDELHLAMRKSGDAYELSAFASDGRQITKASASL, encoded by the coding sequence ATGAACTTCGACCCGTGGATCGGGCGCGAGCAGCGCGCGACTGACAGGCTTGACGAGGCGCTGGCGAAGCGCTGGCTCGCGACCTTCGACCTAGCCCACCGCGACCCGCTCCCCCAAGGGATCCACTTCGCGCTTTGCACTCCCGATGCACCCACCGGCGCGCTCGGAGAAGACGGACACCCAGCGCGCGATGACAGCGCCGAGAGCTTTTTGCCTCCCTTCCCCCAATTCGGATCTGGGCCAAGGCGCATGTGGGCCTCGAGCGCTATCGAGTTCCTTGCTCCGATCACCGTCGGCGCGGCGATCACCCGCACCAGCCGCGTCGTTTCGATCAGCGAAAAGGAAGGCGGCAGCGGCAAGCTTGCTTTCGTCAATGTCGAGCACGAAACCAGCGCTGACGGCGCGCTGGCGGTGCGCGAAGTGCAGACCCTGGTCTATCGCGATGCCGCCGCGCGCGACGCGCAGCTTAGCCCTCCTGAGCCGGGCCACGGCGCCTTCGATGCGACCGCATGGGACGCCACCCGCACACTCACCCCTGATCCGCGCCTGCTGTTTCGCTATTCGGCGCTGACCTTCAACACCCACCGCATCCATTACGACGCGCCCTATGCGCGCGAGGTCGAGCGCTATCGCGGGCTGGTCGTCCACGGCCCGCTGACCGCCAGTCTATTGCTCCAACTCGCCGCGCGCGAGCTGGGCGAAAACGCACTGAAGCGCTTCGAATTTCGCGGAGTGTCTCCTGCGATTGCGGGTGATGAGCTGCACCTTGCAATGCGCAAGAGCGGTGACGCCTACGAGCTCAGCGCCTTCGCCAGCGACGGCCGGCAAATCACCAAAGCGAGCGCCTCGCTCTAA
- a CDS encoding N-acetyltransferase produces the protein MNGPEFAITIRPEAAGDEDTIFALTEAAFADMPFSDADEQHVITRLRDDGDLTLSLVAEDAERIVGHIAFSPVTITGGAKGWFGLGPVSVWPEFHHRGIGGALIKRGIADLRAAGAKGIVLLGSNVYYPRFGFAHVPELTYPGPPPEYFQALLLDGEMPSGEVSYAPGFYPAV, from the coding sequence ATGAACGGTCCTGAATTCGCCATCACCATCCGGCCCGAAGCGGCAGGCGATGAGGACACGATCTTCGCGCTCACCGAAGCCGCCTTTGCCGATATGCCATTCAGCGACGCGGACGAGCAGCATGTCATCACCCGCCTGCGCGACGATGGCGATCTGACACTTTCGCTGGTCGCCGAGGACGCAGAGCGGATTGTCGGCCATATCGCCTTTTCGCCGGTCACGATCACAGGCGGCGCAAAGGGCTGGTTCGGCCTTGGCCCCGTTTCGGTCTGGCCGGAATTTCACCATCGCGGGATCGGCGGGGCGCTGATCAAACGCGGGATTGCCGATCTGCGCGCGGCGGGCGCGAAAGGCATCGTGCTGCTGGGGAGCAATGTCTACTATCCCCGCTTCGGCTTCGCGCATGTGCCCGAGCTGACCTATCCCGGCCCGCCGCCCGAATATTTTCAGGCGCTGCTGCTCGATGGCGAAATGCCCTCAGGCGAGGTTTCCTACGCGCCCGGTTTCTATCCCGCAGTCTAG
- the phhA gene encoding phenylalanine 4-monooxygenase, giving the protein MATLAEPETDFTRLPELPADVFTAPLAKPPHLGEDWLEPAQTDYSSDEHAIWNDLFARQMEVLPGRAASAFMAGLDKLDLSRGGIPEFGTLSEELDRLTGWSVVPVPMLIPDHVFFWHLANRRFPAGNFIRTRETFDYIQEPDVFHDVFGHVPMLTDPVYADYMQEYGRAGWKAMRYNRLKSLGALYWYTVEFGLIEEAEGIRAYGAGILSGPTEAKFAVEADSPNRIMLNVDRVMRTDYVISDLQPTYFVIESFEDLYRQTVERDFDRLYRSLAPGFTYANSAIIDVDNVVNRGSQEYHLRGGRGSNADPV; this is encoded by the coding sequence ATGGCTACTCTCGCAGAACCCGAAACCGACTTTACCCGCCTCCCCGAGCTTCCGGCGGACGTCTTCACCGCGCCGCTGGCCAAGCCGCCGCATCTGGGCGAGGACTGGCTGGAGCCTGCGCAAACCGATTATTCGTCTGACGAACACGCGATCTGGAACGATCTGTTTGCGCGCCAGATGGAAGTCCTGCCCGGACGCGCGGCAAGCGCCTTTATGGCAGGCCTCGACAAGCTGGACCTGTCGCGCGGCGGCATCCCCGAGTTTGGCACTCTGTCAGAGGAACTGGACAGACTGACCGGCTGGAGCGTCGTACCAGTGCCGATGCTGATCCCCGATCACGTGTTCTTCTGGCACCTCGCCAATCGCCGCTTCCCCGCAGGCAATTTCATCCGCACGCGCGAGACGTTCGACTACATTCAGGAGCCGGACGTCTTCCACGATGTCTTTGGCCATGTGCCGATGCTCACCGATCCGGTCTATGCCGATTACATGCAGGAATATGGCCGCGCCGGGTGGAAGGCGATGCGCTACAACCGCCTCAAATCACTGGGCGCGCTCTATTGGTACACGGTCGAGTTTGGTCTGATCGAGGAGGCCGAGGGCATTCGCGCCTATGGTGCGGGCATCCTGTCCGGGCCTACAGAAGCGAAATTCGCCGTCGAGGCCGACAGCCCCAACCGCATCATGCTCAATGTCGACCGCGTAATGCGCACCGATTACGTCATCAGCGATCTGCAGCCGACCTATTTCGTGATCGAGAGCTTCGAAGACCTCTACCGCCAGACGGTCGAGCGCGACTTTGACCGGCTCTATCGCAGTCTTGCGCCGGGTTTCACCTATGCAAATTCGGCGATCATCGACGTCGATAATGTGGTGAACCGGGGCAGCCAGGAATACCACCTGCGCGGAGGCAGAGGCTCAAACGCGGATCCGGTCTAG
- a CDS encoding CoA transferase — MYQLLNDLSIIEVSSFVASPTAGLYCAQMGAEVIRVDHKAGGLDYDRYMLTKEGRSLSWENLNRAKKSVALDLRSGEGRELAVALAAKTGNCITNLPEKSFLSHDAMKAAQPAGAPDMTSVRIMGWHDGRQAMDFTVNAAAGYPLMTGPEEWDMETAPPVNQVLPAWDFITGAYCAFAMLAALRQRDATGEGSEVRVPLGDVAIGTLANSGTMAEMLFRGGDRERLGNAIWGAFGRDFRTSDGVRFMVAALTPKQWAGLVKAFDVAAPISALEAETGEDFASGDRPRFEHRHALFDIFQKVADGLDYAALSARMAAEGCTFEKYRTAHEAANDPELVRDNPLFGPSPPNPSGFEYPATRSFANLPGREPGNPAPAPFLGEHSEEVLAERLGLSSGAIGALVDAGTVALSDKDSR, encoded by the coding sequence ATGTATCAACTTCTGAACGACCTCTCGATCATCGAGGTTTCCAGCTTTGTCGCCAGTCCCACGGCTGGGCTTTATTGCGCGCAGATGGGGGCCGAGGTGATCCGCGTCGATCACAAGGCGGGCGGACTGGATTACGACCGCTATATGCTGACCAAAGAGGGCCGCTCGCTCAGCTGGGAGAACCTCAATCGCGCCAAGAAATCGGTCGCGCTCGATCTTCGCAGCGGTGAGGGACGCGAGCTTGCCGTCGCGCTCGCGGCGAAGACCGGCAATTGCATCACCAATCTGCCCGAGAAGAGCTTCCTTTCGCATGACGCCATGAAAGCCGCCCAGCCAGCGGGTGCGCCGGACATGACCTCGGTGCGGATCATGGGCTGGCATGACGGGCGGCAGGCGATGGACTTCACCGTCAACGCCGCTGCTGGCTATCCGCTGATGACGGGGCCGGAGGAGTGGGACATGGAAACCGCCCCGCCGGTCAATCAGGTGCTGCCCGCATGGGATTTCATCACCGGAGCCTATTGCGCTTTCGCCATGCTCGCCGCTTTGCGCCAACGCGATGCGACCGGCGAGGGGAGCGAAGTGCGCGTGCCTTTGGGCGATGTCGCCATCGGGACGCTCGCCAATTCGGGCACCATGGCCGAAATGCTCTTTCGCGGCGGCGACCGCGAGCGGCTGGGCAATGCGATCTGGGGAGCCTTCGGGCGCGATTTCCGCACCAGCGACGGCGTGCGCTTCATGGTCGCCGCGCTTACACCCAAGCAATGGGCGGGGCTGGTCAAAGCCTTCGACGTTGCCGCTCCCATCAGCGCGCTGGAAGCCGAAACCGGCGAAGACTTCGCCTCCGGCGACCGCCCGCGTTTCGAGCATCGCCACGCGCTGTTCGATATCTTTCAGAAGGTCGCAGACGGCCTCGATTACGCGGCACTGTCCGCGCGCATGGCGGCTGAAGGCTGCACTTTCGAGAAATACCGCACCGCGCATGAGGCCGCGAATGACCCCGAGTTGGTACGCGACAACCCGCTATTCGGGCCCTCGCCTCCCAACCCGTCGGGCTTCGAATATCCCGCCACCCGCAGCTTCGCCAATCTTCCCGGCCGCGAGCCCGGCAATCCCGCGCCCGCGCCTTTTCTCGGCGAGCATTCCGAGGAAGTGCTGGCTGAGCGGCTTGGACTTTCGAGCGGAGCGATTGGTGCGCTTGTCGATGCAGGCACCGTGGCGCTTTCTGATAAGGACTCAAGATGA
- the xth gene encoding exodeoxyribonuclease III, whose protein sequence is MISVATWNINSVRLRLPIVEKYLTEHAPDILCLQEIKCENDKFPAEALAEMGYEHQAVCGQKGYHGVATVSRVPIREISRHDWQANGEARHVGVEVVGKDMCIDNVYVPAGGDIPDREKNVKFGQKLDFLERMTGWADALDRNTLIVGDFNIAPLESDVWSHKQLLKVVSHTPLEVDTLQRFQDAHGWVDLGREFIQDPERYFSWWSYRSPDWRKNDRGRRLDHMWASGELAKQARGHSVLEEARSWEKPSDHIPLITEFDI, encoded by the coding sequence ATGATTTCTGTAGCCACCTGGAACATCAATTCGGTCCGCTTGCGCCTGCCGATTGTCGAAAAATACCTCACCGAGCACGCGCCGGACATTCTGTGCTTGCAAGAGATCAAGTGCGAAAACGACAAGTTCCCCGCCGAGGCTCTGGCCGAAATGGGTTACGAGCATCAAGCTGTGTGCGGGCAAAAGGGCTATCACGGCGTCGCCACGGTCAGCCGCGTTCCGATCCGCGAGATATCGCGTCACGACTGGCAGGCCAATGGCGAAGCGCGCCATGTCGGGGTCGAAGTCGTGGGCAAGGATATGTGCATTGACAATGTCTATGTGCCGGCAGGCGGCGATATCCCCGACCGCGAGAAAAACGTGAAATTCGGGCAAAAGCTCGACTTTCTCGAACGCATGACCGGCTGGGCCGATGCGCTGGATCGCAACACGCTGATCGTGGGCGATTTCAACATCGCCCCGCTCGAAAGCGATGTGTGGAGCCACAAGCAACTGCTCAAAGTTGTCAGCCACACCCCGCTTGAGGTCGACACTTTACAACGCTTTCAGGACGCGCATGGCTGGGTCGATCTGGGGCGCGAGTTTATCCAGGATCCAGAGCGCTATTTCAGCTGGTGGTCCTATCGTTCGCCCGACTGGCGCAAGAATGATCGCGGACGGCGGCTTGACCATATGTGGGCCTCGGGTGAGCTGGCCAAACAGGCGCGCGGGCATTCGGTGCTCGAAGAAGCGCGCAGCTGGGAGAAGCCGTCTGACCACATCCCGCTGATCACCGAGTTCGATATTTGA
- the ppk2 gene encoding polyphosphate kinase 2, with amino-acid sequence MGLKGKEYRELLEPMTEELVGMARWARVTGARIVVIFEGRDTAGKGGAIRAVRDRLNPRQCRTVALSKPSEDEQSQWYFQRYAAHLPHAGEIVLFDRSWYNRAGVERVMGYCSEEQAEAFLEQAPIFEKQLTDDGIFLFKYWLTTDQDEQEERLRERLDDPLKRWKLSPVDLAARDKYDAYTDAREAMLRATHTDNAPWTLVDFNDQKRGRLTLIRDLLDRLPDQHVEPPEIDFPDFDGELSAESFSVIEPIADYSAD; translated from the coding sequence ATGGGCCTGAAGGGGAAAGAATACCGCGAATTGCTTGAGCCGATGACCGAGGAACTGGTCGGCATGGCACGCTGGGCGCGGGTAACGGGTGCGCGGATCGTAGTGATTTTCGAAGGGCGCGACACGGCGGGCAAAGGCGGCGCGATCCGGGCTGTGCGCGACAGATTAAACCCGCGCCAATGCCGCACCGTCGCGCTCTCCAAGCCGAGCGAGGACGAACAGAGCCAGTGGTATTTCCAGCGCTACGCCGCGCATCTGCCTCATGCTGGCGAAATCGTGCTGTTCGACCGCAGCTGGTACAACCGCGCCGGGGTCGAACGGGTGATGGGCTATTGCAGCGAGGAACAGGCTGAGGCTTTCCTTGAACAAGCTCCGATCTTCGAAAAGCAGCTGACCGATGACGGGATCTTTCTGTTCAAATACTGGCTCACCACCGACCAAGACGAACAGGAGGAACGCCTGCGCGAGCGGCTCGATGATCCGCTCAAGCGCTGGAAGCTCTCACCGGTCGATCTGGCCGCGCGCGACAAATATGACGCTTATACCGATGCGCGCGAGGCGATGTTGCGCGCGACACACACGGACAACGCGCCGTGGACGCTGGTCGATTTCAACGATCAGAAACGCGGGCGTCTGACGCTGATCCGCGATCTGCTTGATCGGCTGCCGGACCAGCATGTCGAGCCGCCTGAGATCGACTTTCCCGATTTTGATGGGGAGCTTTCGGCGGAGAGCTTTTCGGTGATCGAACCGATTGCCGACTATTCGGCGGATTAG
- a CDS encoding undecaprenyl-diphosphate phosphatase codes for MTFLQMLIIAVVQGITEFLPISSSGHLILVSVFTGFEDQGPMIDIAVHVGSLLAIMVYFFKDVWGLARGGLATVGIGADDPETREWRKLAWWIVLGTIPAVIFGLAIKTGMLNGFVESTFGIPIIEDDLLASIRFTDLIAVNLIGYGILLGLADHFGRDDKTFEQMTWRDGLIVGLAQALALIPGTSRSGVTMTAARFLGFGRFEAARFSFLLSIPAVAGAGVLIVPDLLEADSSLLMEAVITGAMTFAAAFATMAFLMNFLKRASMMVFVLYRIAMGCALLYLF; via the coding sequence ATGACTTTCCTACAGATGCTCATCATCGCGGTGGTGCAGGGGATCACTGAGTTCCTGCCGATCTCTTCATCCGGCCACCTGATTCTGGTGTCGGTCTTCACCGGCTTTGAAGATCAGGGGCCGATGATCGACATTGCGGTCCATGTCGGCTCGCTGCTCGCGATCATGGTCTATTTCTTCAAGGATGTGTGGGGCCTCGCACGCGGGGGACTCGCCACGGTCGGCATTGGCGCGGATGATCCCGAAACGCGCGAATGGCGTAAGCTCGCGTGGTGGATCGTGCTCGGCACAATCCCTGCGGTGATCTTCGGCCTCGCGATCAAGACGGGGATGCTCAACGGCTTTGTCGAAAGCACGTTCGGCATTCCGATCATCGAGGACGATCTGCTCGCCTCAATCCGCTTCACCGATCTGATCGCGGTCAATCTTATCGGCTACGGCATTCTCCTCGGCCTCGCCGATCATTTCGGGCGCGATGATAAGACGTTCGAGCAAATGACATGGCGCGACGGCTTGATCGTAGGGCTTGCGCAGGCGCTGGCGTTGATCCCCGGAACCAGCCGTTCGGGCGTCACCATGACAGCTGCGCGCTTCCTTGGCTTTGGCCGTTTCGAGGCGGCGCGCTTTTCCTTCCTGCTCTCGATCCCTGCGGTCGCAGGCGCGGGCGTGTTGATCGTGCCTGACTTGCTAGAAGCGGACAGCTCGCTGTTGATGGAAGCGGTCATCACAGGCGCGATGACCTTTGCCGCGGCCTTTGCGACCATGGCGTTCCTCATGAATTTCCTCAAACGCGCATCGATGATGGTGTTCGTGCTATACAGGATCGCAATGGGCTGCGCGCTGCTTTACCTGTTCTAG
- the ribA gene encoding GTP cyclohydrolase II has translation MSSDTPSPATSPARRAAQAVDALRHGWPLAFEGGPTLLPVETAIASGASAPRMLISAARAATLKLANQREAAVPHAPVLIRGGEPFDLRAAVPIADPALDLKNPMKGPFRAEALEWEDIAAAAMEFARIAGILPAFLVDPNYAGEAHSLCASDLTHYSEAGALRIITRARLPVSASEEAEIVAFRSTEDTREHVALIIGDQCGDTEPLVRVHSECLTGDILGSLKCDCGPQLDAALHAMADHADKNGGWGALLYMRQEGRGIGLVNKLRAYRLQDQGFDTVDANQRLGLPDEARDFPLAARMLDLLGAGSIRLMTNNPAKVEALEAAGITVRERVAHQLPDNPHNARYLATKRDRSGHLLK, from the coding sequence TTGAGTTCAGACACGCCTTCCCCCGCCACTTCGCCCGCGCGCCGCGCCGCGCAGGCGGTGGATGCGCTGCGCCATGGCTGGCCGCTGGCGTTCGAAGGTGGCCCAACTCTTCTCCCTGTAGAAACCGCGATTGCGAGCGGGGCCTCCGCGCCGCGTATGCTGATATCGGCGGCGCGGGCGGCCACGCTCAAGCTTGCCAATCAGCGCGAGGCTGCAGTGCCCCACGCGCCGGTCCTGATCCGCGGAGGCGAGCCATTTGACCTGCGCGCAGCAGTGCCGATTGCCGATCCGGCGCTCGACCTCAAAAACCCAATGAAAGGCCCGTTTCGCGCCGAAGCGCTCGAATGGGAGGACATCGCCGCCGCTGCGATGGAATTTGCGCGGATTGCAGGCATCCTGCCCGCTTTTCTAGTCGATCCCAATTATGCAGGCGAAGCGCATTCGCTCTGCGCGTCAGACCTCACGCATTACAGCGAAGCGGGCGCTTTGCGGATCATCACCCGTGCGCGCTTGCCTGTCTCGGCCAGCGAGGAGGCCGAGATTGTCGCTTTTCGCTCGACCGAGGATACGCGCGAACATGTCGCGCTCATCATCGGCGACCAATGCGGCGACACCGAGCCATTGGTGCGGGTCCATTCCGAATGCCTGACCGGCGATATTCTGGGCAGTCTCAAATGCGATTGCGGCCCGCAGCTCGACGCCGCGCTCCACGCCATGGCCGATCACGCTGACAAGAATGGCGGCTGGGGCGCGCTGCTTTATATGCGGCAGGAAGGGCGCGGGATCGGGCTGGTGAACAAGCTGCGCGCCTACCGCTTGCAGGATCAGGGCTTTGATACGGTCGACGCCAATCAGCGGCTCGGCCTGCCTGACGAAGCGCGCGATTTTCCGCTGGCGGCGCGGATGCTCGATCTGCTTGGCGCCGGCTCGATCCGGCTGATGACCAACAATCCCGCCAAAGTCGAAGCGCTTGAGGCGGCGGGAATCACAGTCCGCGAGCGGGTGGCGCATCAGCTGCCCGATAACCCTCACAATGCGCGCTATCTTGCGACCAAGCGCGACCGGTCCGGACACCTTCTCAAATGA
- a CDS encoding acetyl-CoA C-acetyltransferase: MTRRAAIVSPLRTPVGKYLGGLSSLNAGELGAIILKALVERSGIDPERVDDVVFSQGYGNAEAPAIGHWSWLAAGLPLEVPGYQLDRRCGSGVQAVANAAMMVETGMADVVVAGGCESMSNVEHYTLQGRGGARMGDITLHDRLSRGRLMSQPIERFGIITGMIETAENLAKDYEITREEADEFAVRSHSNAAAAWEQGKFADHLVPVDVPQRRGDPVRFDHDEGYRADASMESLGQLRAIDGKRDAEAIVTAGNASQQNDAAAACLVVAEDKLDELGLTPSLWFGGWAAAGCDPSRMGIGPVPAVERLFERRGYSWDDIGLVELNEAFAPQVLAVLKGWGWSADDSRREILNVNGSGISLGHPIGATGGRILADMAAEMHRREVRYGLETMCIGGGQGIAAVFERAT; encoded by the coding sequence ATGACCAGACGAGCAGCCATTGTTTCGCCCCTCCGCACACCCGTGGGCAAATATCTCGGCGGGCTCTCCAGCCTCAATGCCGGAGAGCTGGGCGCGATCATTCTCAAGGCGCTGGTGGAACGCAGCGGCATCGACCCGGAACGCGTTGACGACGTGGTTTTCTCGCAAGGCTACGGAAACGCCGAAGCGCCTGCCATCGGGCATTGGAGCTGGCTTGCCGCTGGCCTCCCCCTCGAAGTGCCCGGCTATCAGCTCGACCGGCGCTGCGGCTCAGGCGTGCAGGCAGTCGCCAATGCGGCGATGATGGTCGAGACGGGCATGGCCGACGTCGTGGTCGCGGGCGGGTGCGAGAGCATGTCCAATGTTGAGCACTACACGCTCCAAGGGCGCGGCGGCGCGCGGATGGGCGATATTACCCTGCACGATCGCCTGTCACGCGGACGCTTGATGAGCCAGCCGATCGAACGCTTTGGCATCATCACCGGCATGATCGAGACGGCGGAAAACCTCGCCAAGGATTACGAAATCACCCGTGAGGAAGCCGACGAATTTGCGGTCCGCTCGCACAGCAATGCCGCCGCCGCATGGGAGCAGGGCAAATTTGCCGATCACCTTGTGCCGGTCGACGTGCCCCAACGCCGGGGCGATCCCGTGCGCTTCGATCACGACGAAGGCTACCGCGCCGATGCGTCGATGGAGAGCCTCGGACAGTTGCGCGCGATTGATGGCAAGCGCGATGCAGAGGCCATAGTCACCGCAGGCAATGCCAGCCAGCAGAACGATGCAGCGGCTGCCTGTCTGGTGGTGGCCGAGGACAAGCTCGACGAGCTGGGTCTGACGCCATCTTTGTGGTTCGGCGGCTGGGCGGCGGCGGGCTGCGATCCGTCGCGCATGGGGATTGGGCCGGTTCCTGCAGTGGAGCGCCTGTTCGAGCGGCGCGGCTATAGCTGGGACGATATTGGCCTCGTCGAGCTCAACGAAGCCTTTGCCCCGCAAGTTCTCGCCGTGCTGAAAGGCTGGGGCTGGAGCGCGGACGACTCGCGCCGCGAAATCCTCAACGTCAACGGATCAGGCATCTCGCTAGGCCATCCCATCGGCGCGACCGGAGGGCGCATTCTCGCTGACATGGCCGCCGAAATGCACCGGCGCGAAGTGCGCTATGGCCTTGAAACCATGTGCATCGGTGGCGGTCAGGGCATCGCGGCGGTGTTTGAGCGCGCCACATGA
- a CDS encoding acyl-CoA dehydrogenase family protein: MTTNSGHNHGQNHGMDQDTFEQFAEQLERYVKERLIPAEGEVIANDAIPPEIIDEMRDMGLFGLSVPEEYGGAGLNMAQYARVVNTMSYAAPAYRSIFSINVGMFASALKNGATEEQRAEWYPKLAEGKIACFGLTEPGSGSDSAGLQTTATPDPDGNGWVLNGTKRYITNAPHADVALIMARTDKENLPKNAHVSAFLVPMNVPGVSTGSPDAKMGQSGSHISDIMLDDVKVPGDALLGGETGKGFRFAMQSLDNGRISVGSAATGYARRALNSAIRYANERKAFGEPIAQFQLIQAMLADSEIEIYAAEAMMKDVTERADRGENILVKAAAFKVFASEMCGRVVDRVVQIYGGAGYLAEYDAERFYRDARIYRIYEGTTQILQLQIAKHMLREWEDVV, from the coding sequence ATGACCACGAATTCCGGCCACAACCATGGCCAAAACCACGGAATGGATCAGGACACTTTCGAACAATTCGCCGAGCAGCTTGAGCGTTACGTCAAGGAACGTCTGATTCCGGCGGAAGGCGAAGTGATAGCAAATGACGCGATTCCGCCCGAGATTATCGACGAAATGCGCGACATGGGTCTGTTCGGGCTTTCGGTGCCGGAGGAATATGGCGGCGCGGGCCTCAACATGGCGCAATATGCGCGCGTGGTGAACACGATGAGCTACGCTGCGCCAGCCTATCGCTCGATCTTTTCAATCAATGTTGGCATGTTCGCCAGCGCGCTCAAGAACGGCGCCACCGAAGAACAGCGCGCCGAATGGTATCCCAAGCTCGCCGAAGGCAAGATCGCCTGTTTCGGCCTCACCGAACCGGGCTCGGGCAGCGATAGCGCGGGCCTGCAAACCACCGCCACGCCTGATCCTGACGGCAATGGCTGGGTCTTGAACGGGACCAAGCGCTACATCACCAACGCCCCGCATGCCGATGTCGCGCTGATCATGGCGCGCACGGACAAGGAAAACCTGCCCAAAAACGCGCATGTCAGCGCCTTTCTGGTGCCGATGAATGTGCCAGGCGTTTCAACCGGATCGCCCGATGCCAAGATGGGCCAGTCGGGCAGCCACATCTCAGACATCATGCTCGACGACGTGAAAGTGCCCGGCGATGCTTTGCTGGGCGGGGAGACGGGCAAGGGCTTCCGCTTTGCGATGCAGAGCCTCGACAATGGCCGGATTTCAGTGGGCTCCGCCGCGACCGGCTATGCCCGCCGTGCGCTGAATTCCGCGATCCGCTATGCCAATGAGCGCAAGGCGTTTGGTGAGCCGATCGCGCAATTTCAGCTGATCCAGGCGATGCTCGCCGATAGCGAGATCGAAATCTACGCCGCCGAAGCGATGATGAAGGACGTCACCGAACGTGCCGACAGGGGCGAGAACATCCTCGTCAAAGCCGCTGCCTTCAAGGTCTTTGCCAGCGAAATGTGCGGCCGCGTGGTCGACCGCGTGGTGCAGATCTATGGCGGTGCGGGCTACCTCGCCGAATACGATGCCGAACGCTTCTATCGTGATGCGCGCATCTACCGCATATACGAAGGCACGACGCAAATCCTCCAGCTCCAGATCGCCAAGCATATGCTGCGCGAATGGGAAGATGTTGTTTGA